The Capsicum annuum cultivar UCD-10X-F1 chromosome 1, UCD10Xv1.1, whole genome shotgun sequence sequence tttagtttatttcaatctGATAGTTGAGTTACCATTGGAGAAATCAGTACTCCTCAGTTATATGTCGGATGCTTTGAAAGCTTATTTGTTGTTGCAAGTAAACTTATTACTTTGATAATATTGTAAAAGCTCACTTAAGTTGTTAGTATCAAATAATCTAATGTGTTGTCTCTGATTCATGTATGTCAGGTATATAGGTGTTGGCAAGTCGGAAGAAGTGCAACTATTCTACTATTTTATAAAATCAGAGTCAGATCCTCAAGTTGACCCTCTTGTTCTTTGGCTCGTCGGGGGCCCTGGCTGCTCTGGAGTGTATGCAATTGCCAACGAAATTGGTAATGAACAACTTTCACTTCTTCAACATATTCTATAGAGAAAATGTTCTATTTCACCGTTGTATTATACGCAAAACAGCTGAGACCTCAATTTAAAGTGGTTCTATTACCCCTGaatgacacccttagtgcctacgtggcacaacacattGAAGGGTTCACGTAGGCGTATGTGTGTGCCACGTAGATACTAAGAGTGTCAAAATtgtacttttaattagttcaagggaggtaataggacccccgttaagttgaggtgtgtctggACCGTTTTTTGTATAATTCAAGGTGAAATAAGATGTTTCTCTATTCTATActctatatttttgttattgcCCACTTACGATTTAAGTTTTCTAAAGGCATAATAATTTCGAGATAGAATGcaagattattttattatgtgttGGATTTGAAGTATTAGTTACCTTGATAttatttatctcactatttataACTCAGTAATGAGATATGTTATCTCATATGTATGGTGGATTAACTTATTCGAAGATAACTAATCTAAagataattaatcccaaaataacttACTCTCAATCAAACAATCCCTaaagggtcgtttggttgggaataTAATTATGCTGAGATTAGTTGTactgggataagttatactgagattagttatgctgaaattattttttattgagtgtttggtttattgtattcaaagtaatatgcatagtataatttctaaaaataaattaattgattatcaaaataccctccatcttatttaactttttcttatatatatttcttttcaaactttaaatatttattcttaaaaataaaattctcatcttatttagcttaatttttttgtgtgtgtgtattttcatgattatatcgtctgtattttaaaaataaaactttcatcttatttagctttaatttttttgcatgtgtcttcccatgattatgtcgtgtgtatttaaaaaaaaatcttactacatcttatttagtttgaaataaagctctaataattttaatatttataaaaatattgagaaTTAATTCATTACAAATTTTAtcttaaaacaaacaaaatttaatattcatctatattttatgtatttataaaaagtttttagtttattattcatcaaatatttaacataaaacgtgaaaaatattaagatgcataaaatattcttatatttatttaacaTGTCTACCTATGTTATATAGTTTGTTAGCCATCCAGATGACCAAATTATAATGTTTATCATTTGTATAAATATGAAATTGCTACCTTACTATTTTGGTTTATGTATATGGTTATGTTTGTATAATTTATGGATCGCCTAAAGTGGTTGGGTtagattgattaattaattatgcaCATACGTACGTACATAAAGTGGCCCGTGCATGAATATAGATAGGGGTAGTTTTGTCCTTTTATAAATTTATTCCAAGAATAAATTATGgtgtggataacttatcccagtattatttattagtttcgaaataagttatcccgaatattGTCAACCAAACATGCATTAAAAAACTTTATCCCGAAATTATTTGCTTtaacacctcacaccaaacgacccctaagcgTTATAGTTTGAGTTTAGAGGGAGGTGGTTTATGGTGAGATATTGATTGATTCAAATGTGGATGGAGCTTTCGGTTAGCTGGTCCATCTTAACTCAGCAGTTTTATGTGGCTTATAAAATTATGTAGTGTAAAAATCTATCACAGTTGTAATAAAAAGTAGATGTTAAATGTAAGCAGCTCAAATCCAAAAAGCTTAAAGGTTGAAATCCTACGAAATTAATAGATATTTCATAGGTCATAggttgttaaaaaaatattaaagttttagTCCAACTAAACAGCTCATTTTTCAACACATCTCATTTTCACCTAACTCCCGTAATCCCCATTCTAAATGCTCCACACCATAACCCCGCCCAGACTTTCCGTAATATACCCCATTCTAAATGCTCCACACCATAGCCCCGCCCTGACCTTCCATAATAAATATATGCTATTTGTTTAAATCacatacaaatatttttaaaataatatattttacttcTTACTAatcacaagaaaaagaaaaaataagtaagaaattcacttattttaaaaaatattttccatcatccCAGACATTTTATtctcttatatattttttttttccaggACCTGTACGTCTTGACAGTAGAGAATACAATGGGAGCTTGCCAACTCTCTCCTACAATCAATATGCATACACGAAGGTGAATATAAACgagcatatatatatttacaaactTCAAATGTACGAATAATgaaatatacataattatttataaattttagtatAAACTTTagtttattgaaatattttttttgattttgttcATGATGTTGAATCAGGTGGCAAATATTATATTCATAGATTCACCTGTGGAAACTGGATTCTCCTATTCACAAACTCAAAATGGAAGACATACAGACACTCACTTAGCATGTGAACAAGCTTATCAGTTTCTTCGAAAGGtaaaacatttttattttgttgaaaatttgagattatttttgcgttcttgaattgaaaataaaattgtaaatctGTCCTATTGATATCTtaggaaaaaatttataattatacaTCTATTTTTAGCATAACAGACATATATTTTTAGTAACATGAACGGATGGATTACTATTTGGAATACTATTATGCAAATTCTAAAAAGAATATAAGCTAATAATTTGTGCTAAGTAcattaattatcatatttttttaaaaggaaaaataaaaaagaaacggATTGGATCATGTTGGGTGAATTGggttatggatttttttaccaGGCACAATTCACTCATTTatttaatttgtgtttttaaaaataagaacatATATTTAGTTGATGTGCAATGTTaatgttataatttatttaattatctttcattCGATAACTCTCAGTGGTTGGTTGAAAATCCGCAATACCAATCAAATCCATTTTACGTAGGAGGAGACTCATATGGTGGAATTTTTGTGCCAATTACCACTCGAGTGATATCAGATGGTAAGACTCCCAACTTTTTTATAAGTTACCACAAAGTATATTTTCGTGAATTCGTGGTCATTCAACAAAAACttcatatattatttatattgtttttgAAATATGTCTACTATTATCTTAAACaactatgataaaataaattgaatggtGCACTTATTGAAAACTGGTCTCAAGTCTTAACTCCTCCAGATTAAgggtttaaattttatttattgctcTCAGTTCCTTGTATAAGTTTTTTCTACTCTTCTTTGCTAATATAATTTAGAAGCTGGAACACTTTTAAGTTTTATCCATCTTCATATCCATAATCTAATTCTAATTATCCCTAGACAgaaaatcccaaatcaattttaCTGCTCTAAACCTAAATTGATAAATTACCATTGTAAAAATCAAACTTACATCTTGTACTtatcttaaataaaaaataacgaTACACccattattttgaaatttttacttTGCCAATGTCTATAACATTTACCTCTCAACTTGAAGTAGAAAAGCATATCCATCCCGcacacccatatatatatatatacacacacgatACTTAAAACTGATTTTATAATTATCATTACAAACTTAATTATTGTCGTAggaaaattgttgaaaaattttaaactttatttttggttttttaaaagtttgaaaactcataaataaattTTGTGATTTGTTGAAAGTTTCTTTAAAAAATTGATGATTGAGGTTCATTGAAATGTCATTTTGAAATTGTGGTTAAAATTTGAATGAAAGTCTCAAGTCATATGGAATGGAACTTCGTGAGTTGAAGTTAGCAGGAGAAGAaacttaatttttgtataaatttgtaagtataataaaatataattttatatgatAATATAAAAGTGTGTTTAAATATAGTTTATATACTATAATACTTGTATACAAAAGGCTGATACATTATTACAATAACTATATCATATTGTATACTAAGTGAATAAACATTGTTTAGTCCGTGAAGAATGGCCAAATTGACGCAGCAAGTGGTATCCCATAAGGGAGATCAAAGATCGAGTTCCCCTGTCAATACCTTCTCAGTCAAGTTCGTCGCACTAGATTTACCTAGTGTAATTTGTTAAGAGTCCGACATCAAAAAAAGAATGGGTatttggtctccttatatggacttgagcaaccctctcctcatgagctagcttttgaggttgagttaggtccaagtttcattctttacatggtatcagagtcaatCTCATTTCAAATCTTTGTCCATCGATGTTGGATCCCCATATTACATTATTCACGCTCTAGTTAACTAGGCCTGGGCGTGTAGGGAGTGTTAAGAGTCCCACATCGGAAAAAGGATGGGTATTTGATCTCCTTGTATGGATTTGAGCAATCCTCCCCTAATGACCTGGgtagctagcttttgaggttgagttgggcccaagatccattctttacatagTTTACATCTCATGTGTAATTTTTGAGCTATTATATAGAAGCAAGTTTTattcaatgcacattcgaagagTAGTAACTGTGAATTTccctaaaaatttcaaaaaaacaaaaatgcaaTATGTCGTATtaagtttgaatatttatgaaaCTTTGCAGGTATTGAGGCAGGACTGGAGCCACGAGTGAATCTTAAGGTTCGTGCAGTTTCCATTTTATtcagaaattaaattttatatatacattataattcTGAAAACCTTTTCCACAAGAAATTACTTGTCCATAGGAAGTCTAAAACATTTCTTCTGGTGATAATTAATAATAACACCATATCTTTAAAAGCCACTATCTTTCTTCTCAAATGATCTGTTatgacttttaaaaataattatcgtACCTTTAGAATTTTAAGATAAAACTAATTattctatttctatttcaccCTTTAATAGTAATTATGTTTGAAAACTACTAACACTTCAATTATGGAATGGCAACacataaataaagtaaatattaaataaagagatgttatattttaggatttaaatAAGGATAAAACTGTCAAAATCCCTTCTGAATaatgttttcttaaaaaaaaatactacaaataatttaaaatcgaggaaatatgttattgaaattttatttgaatattgTCCAAGAAAAAAGgaacattcatatatatatatatattacgttGTTTTGCATTGTCTCTTAATCAATAAATAATGTAATAATTGTTTAAATTGTCCTCCAAAATGATGGTAGGGTTACTTCCTTGGAAATCCGCTGACATTTCTCTTCGGCTTAGACAACTACAAGATTCCTTTTGCGCATGGAATGTCTCTCATATCTGACGAACTCTATGAGGTCAACTATTTCTCATTAAGTCGTTTGTAGTTAACAATttcttttaattataatttatagctAATCTATTAAATAGATTTAGTGACATATTTTGTTGTTAAGCTATACAATTTATTTGTCGTACGGACTAATTTGGATTCACTCAGAGTAAATCCAGTAAGGATACAATGCTCGATTACGATTAAATGATTTCTATTTTAGAAACTTGATAGAACCTAAAATTTTTATTAAGCATAGAGATCGAGATTCTAATAATCCTCATCTCTCATCCGTTGTTGGGTGATCTATTCTAACATTTTCAGATTCATCCTAAGTAAATTAAATTCAGTAAGGGGAAAAAGAACTCGATTCCAAATTAATGATTTCTATTTTCGAgactttataaaattaaaatttttaattaagaaTAGAGAAATTTCAATCATCTCACCTTGGTTGGTCTATCCTAACATTTCATCATCTCATTACATTTTACCCTTTAAAAAGTAATTAAGTGGCTAGCTCACCAGTGTTCTTTTCTCAATAGTCATTGGAAAGAGATTGCGGAGGAGAATATCAAGAAATAGATCCCAAAAATACACTTTGCTTGCAGCATGTTCATACTTTTAAAAAGGTAAATCTTTGTGTGTATATCTTTCTTCATCTATTCTTTCACATGGTTAATTTATAACTAATAAAGGTACACCACGTTCTGCAGTTATTGACTGGTATATATAAATACCATATTTTAGAGCCTGTTTGTGATTCCAACTCAACCGAAGTGCATAAACATTCTAGTCAAAGAAGATCCCTTGATGAGAAGTTTGAAAAGCTCAAGAGTCCAATCACACTCCCTGGGATGAAATGTCGAGTAAGGCTTTcctattaaattataaatttaacttttatataCCAAGATGAATTTTTACCCAACTAGCTTAATAAGATCATTAATTTCTAGCATATTCCATATTTTTCTAGTTGCTGTTTTATTCGTTTAAGGTTGATAAACATTTGAACACAATAATTGCAGAGAAACTTGCGTAAGTGTATTCTTCGGCCATCTAATTTAGCTGGTTAAAGTATTCAGTAGCAATACACTTTAGATTTATATGTTGGGTAtaggtatgtatatgtatatatagcatatGTATATTATAGGTATAGATATGTATAATACATGTATATTTGGTATAAAATATagaattaatacataaaaatgaccctaaacttgacaccaaattataactttgaccttaaactttgataatgcacaaataggacctttaactattcaaaacctaaacaaatatgacctccgattttgcaactccatgcgtgagtctcactcgcgcctacgtagaaaggtaatccaatcacacgatgCCATGTCGTTagaagggctgacttggagagaggtcatatttgtgaagttttgaatagttaaaggtcatatttgtgcactgtcaaagttttgctttttgtgttaaaacgacgttgtttttattattattattattattattgttgttgttgttgttgttattattattatattaataatttttttatttatttctataatagcagcacctaactttttattaattttaaaaaaatattattattattattattttatttatttctatagcagcacctagcttttattaatttaaaaaaaaacagctACTAGCAGGGATCAAACTTGCACAATAGGATAAAGGAAACGCCCAAGAATatcaaataacaccactgggctatctaagtgctttgtttcatgtggttcaacattaatatacgtacataaatatacattttctatcttatatatatacaacgtaatttttttaccgagggggttcgggtgaaccccatggcaaccacgtaggtccgccctcgttaatttaataacgttttaataacgttaatttaataacattttaattacgttaatttgataacgttaatttaatatactactactactatccttaataacattaatttaataatcttttattaaaactatatttttttttattattagtatagttttatctttaatttaatatttaaataaataatatttagatatattatataacttaaattcgtcctctgctttataatatatatacatacccgctcgattttttcttatgaggctgacccgcctaattaataaatcttcaatattgctctttttccgcaatgacaaaagaaattagatgtcattttcatctttgagttgaaaataatgaaaaaataatagtgaagagtaatttaaagatcatatttgtgcagttttgaatagttaaaggtcatatttgtgcaattttgaatagttaaaggtcatatttgtccactgtcaaagtttaaggtcatatttatgtattatgctctTAGatggacgcgcccagttttgcgtgttgaacacgcgttttgccacgtaggattggaggtcatatttgttcaggttttgaatagttaaaggtcatatttgtgcactgtcaaagtttaaggtcaaagttatagtttggtgtcaagtttagggtcgtTTTTATGTATTAATCTCATTAATACATAAAAacgaccctaaacttgacaccaaactataactttgaccttaaactttgacagtgcacaaatatgacctttaactattcaaaacctgaacaaatatgacctccgattttacAACCCCacgcgtgagtctcactcgctcctacgtggaaaggtaatccaattaCACGgcgccacgtcgttaaaagggctgacttggagagaggtcatatttgtgcacttttgaatagttaaaggtcatatttgtgcaatatcaaagttttaatttttgtgttaaaacgacgttttttttttttttttattattattattataattttttatttatttctatagtagcagcatctaacttttttttaattttaaaaaattattattattattttatttatttttatagcagcacctagcttttttttaattaaaaaaaagcagccattagcagggatcgaacccgcacagtaggctaaaggaagcgcccaagaagagcaaataacgcCACTAGGCTATCTAAATATCTTATTTcttgtggttcaacattaatatacgtacataaatatacattttctatcttatatatacaaagtaatttttttaccgaggaggttcgggtgaaccccatggcaaccacgtcgGTTCGctcctcgttaatttaataacgttaatttaataacattgtttaattatgttaatttgataatgttaatttaatatactactactatatttaatatactactactatccttgataacattaatttaataacgttttattaaaactataattttttttattattagtatagtttcatctttaattaaatatttaaattaataatatttagatatattatataacttaaattcgtcctctgctttataatatatatacatatccgctcgattttttcgtatgaggctgacccacctaattgataaatcttcaatattgctctttttccgcaatgacaaaagaaattagatgtcattttcatctttgagccaaaaataatgaaaaaataatagtgaagagtcatttaaaagttatatttgtgcagttttgaatagttaaaggtcatatttgtgtactgtcaaagtttaaggtcaaagttataatttggtgtcaagtttagggtcatttttatgtattaactctttaaattatatatattaacaaATAAATGAAGTTTTACATTACTAGTTTAACATCATAAAATTCTAGCATATTCcatagagaaaagacatcaaatccCCCAAACTTGTCGCCAAAATTTAtgttagaccctaaactaatcgaacaattatatacccccttaataactttaaaatgaattttttacCACCCTAAAAAATTATATCACTCTCACTACGGAGAGTGAAGTATACACGCCCCACATCATTGCCAAATTAGTGCCACACcagtgccatgtcattgccacgtaagaaattataattttttttttaaaaaaaagtaatccaacacacatattatttttatatatttttttttaaaagcaaaaaatatatatgtactatttttatatatatatataaaatatattttttaaaaacaaaaaatatatataaattatttatattatatatatatatatatatatatagacccccaccccaccccttttccttctccttcttctttttcaacaGCCTACCCCACCCCGTCATTCCTTCTGCTCCTTCTTCAACAGCCCCCAATCCCCAACCCCCTTCCTCTTCTTACTCGTTCTTCCTCCATCTACCCTTCCTCCTTATAAATACATTCACACTCATACGCATAGAAGGGGAATATATACCTATTCATCTATACACACAGACATCCATCGTTCTCATTCACTGGATTTCCTTCACAATACACATATACTCCCTCACTGAAAACACAACCTCACTGGAAAACACTACACACACTCACACATCACATTGGAAAGAAATACAATGCGCAATACACACAACACCATACATGCACCCAAATGCACCAAAATACACACGCACCCAGACACACCAAAAACACACCACTGGAAACATGTTAGGAAAATCCACCAAAAACATACACCACCGGAGAAACGAACCACCACCAGAAAACCACAATTGATTGATCCCAGCGTCAAATTCACCAACTCATTTATCcaattatacaaaattaaattcatcaaatttggTGAATTTTTGATAAGCACAAGACGAAGAATTGAGGAAAATTAACAAGAAATTGACATtgaattgattatgatgatgatcttTTTTGGTAATTGGATGTaaccatatgaaaaaattaaataaaggtGAAAAAAAATAATGGAGGGGGTTAATGGAGCTTAGTAATAGTGTTCTTGAGAAAAAGATAAATTTGACCTAAACGAAGAAGACGAAGAAACAGGGTGGGGTAGGGTGGGAGTGGGGgtacgaagaagatgaagaaacggggtgttgggggtgggggtgggggtaggggtgaggGAAGGAGGGtgttatgaagaagatgatgtgtgtatatatatatgccaatggtctatcggaaacaacctctctacttccttggaggtagtggtatggactgcgtacattttaccctccccagatctcactttgtaggaatatactgggtttgttgttgttgtagtatatatatatatatatatatataaaatataataaagtggcccttttttaaaaaaaatttcagttgctttcctttttttttttgccacgtcagccgTAGGGGATaaatttaattcactttaaagttgttaaagggggtaaataattacccgattagtttagggtctaaagtaaattttgaCGACAAGTTCGGAggattttgatgtcttttctctattgCATATTTTGCTAGTTGCTATTTTATTCGTTTAAGGTTGATAAATATTTGAACACGATAATTATATTGTAAGGGAAACTTACATAAGTGTATCCTTCAaccatttaatttattaatattccCAAAACATACACTAGCAATATACTTTCGATGTGTATGTTgtgtatagatatgtatatgcaTACAGAGGATACAGAGCATGCGTatattatatgtatgtatttatatataatattatttggcTTAATATATATATTACCTATACACTGGGTACTATTTTGTAAGCTAGATGTACAAATGACATTTGGCCGTTGT is a genomic window containing:
- the LOC107853975 gene encoding serine carboxypeptidase-like 18 isoform X2; translated protein: MEDTKCSQGRFLRIIITLFFFLLSTSQFTMAGTHVKYLPGFDGPLPFYLETGYIGVGKSEEVQLFYYFIKSESDPQVDPLVLWLVGGPGCSGVYAIANEIGPVRLDSREYNGSLPTLSYNQYAYTKVANIIFIDSPVETGFSYSQTQNGRHTDTHLACEQAYQFLRKWLVENPQYQSNPFYVGGDSYGGIFVPITTRVISDGIEAGLEPRVNLKSLERDCGGEYQEIDPKNTLCLQHVHTFKKLLTGIYKYHILEPVCDSNSTEVHKHSSQRRSLDEKFEKLKSPITLPGMKCREHWWHLSENWINDDAVQEALHVRKGTIGIWEYCNNNLPYTSTVEDAVPYHAYLSTKGYRSLIYSGDHDLTVTFQSTQAWIKSLNYSIIEEWRPWTFGGQIAGYTKTYSNRMTYATVKGSGHTAPEWNPAECLTMLRRWLYYKPL
- the LOC107853975 gene encoding serine carboxypeptidase-like 9 isoform X1; translated protein: MEDTKCSQGRFLRIIITLFFFLLSTSQFTMAGTHVKYLPGFDGPLPFYLETGYIGVGKSEEVQLFYYFIKSESDPQVDPLVLWLVGGPGCSGVYAIANEIGPVRLDSREYNGSLPTLSYNQYAYTKVANIIFIDSPVETGFSYSQTQNGRHTDTHLACEQAYQFLRKWLVENPQYQSNPFYVGGDSYGGIFVPITTRVISDGIEAGLEPRVNLKGYFLGNPLTFLFGLDNYKIPFAHGMSLISDELYESLERDCGGEYQEIDPKNTLCLQHVHTFKKLLTGIYKYHILEPVCDSNSTEVHKHSSQRRSLDEKFEKLKSPITLPGMKCREHWWHLSENWINDDAVQEALHVRKGTIGIWEYCNNNLPYTSTVEDAVPYHAYLSTKGYRSLIYSGDHDLTVTFQSTQAWIKSLNYSIIEEWRPWTFGGQIAGYTKTYSNRMTYATVKGSGHTAPEWNPAECLTMLRRWLYYKPL